The sequence AGCCGTCGACCGGGGCGAGCGCGAAGGTCACGGCCTCGGTGTTGGCCGCGTAGTCGCAGTTCGGGCAGTCGGCGAAGGTGTCCTCACCGGCGGCGGCGGGGGCGAGGAACTCCTCGGAGGCGGAGCCGCCCATCGCGCCGGAGACGGCGGAGACGACGCGGTGGTCCAGGCCCAGGCGCTCGAAGATCTTGATGTACGCGGCCCGGTGCAGGGCGTAGGAGTGCGCGAGGCCCTCGTCGGTGGTGTCGAAGCTGTACGAGTCCTTCATCTGGAACTCGCGGCCGCGGAGCACGCCGGAGCGGGGGCGGGCCTCGTCGCGGTACTTCGTCTGGATCTGGTAGAGCATCACCGGCAGGTCCTTGTAGGACGTGCACTGGTCCTTGACGGTCTGCGTGAAGATCTCCTCGTGGGTCGGGCCGAGGAGGTAGTCGCCGCCCTTGCGGTCCTTGAGGCGGAAGAGCAGGTCGCCGTACTCCTCCCAGCGGCCGGACGCCTCGTAGGGCTCCTTGGGCAGCAGGGCGGGGAGCAGGACCTCCTGGGCGCCGATGGCGTCCATCTCCTCGCGGACCACGTGGGAGATGTTGTCCAGGACCTTCTTGCCGAGCGGCAGCCAGCTCCAGATGCCGGCCGCGTTGCGGCGTACGTATCCGGCGCGGACCAGCAGCTTGTGGCTGAGCGTCTCGGCGTCCGCCGGGTCGTCGCGCAGTGTCTTGATCATCAATCGGGACATGCGCTGGACCTGGGCCATGGTGAACTCCTGCTCGCGAAAGTGGTGAGCCCGAGGTTAACCGGGCGGCGCGGGCGGGCGGAAATCCATTCGGCCCGGGCGCAGCAGCGGCAGGGGCGCTCCCATGACCGCGTACGGGAGCGGGGCGCTCGGAAAGACCACCTGGCGGGCCAGGTCCCGGTAGCCGAGCGAGCGGTACAGGGCGCGGGCCGGGCTGTCCCGGTCGATCGCCGAGAGGATCGACCGGGGGTGGTCGACGGCGTCGGTGATGGTGGTGATCAGGGTGCGGCCGATGCCGCGCTGCTGGTGGTCGGGGTGGACGTGGAGTTCGGTGATGACGAAGGAGTCGTCGAGCCAGCCGTCGGTCCCGTTGGCCCGCAGACAGGGCTCGACGACGGTGGACCACCACTGGGTGCGGTCGTTGGGCAGCCCGTAGACGAAGCCGACGAGCCGCCCGTCGGGAGTGGTGGCGCCGAGCGCCCGGGCACGGGGGTGCTCCAGGTGCCTGAGGACGATGTGGCGGCGTACGTCGATCTCGTCCTGGCTGAGTCCGAAGGCGGCCGCCTGGACGTTCAGGGCCTCGTCGACGCGGGCGGCGAGGTCGACGGGACCGATCTCGGTGTCGGGTGCTGGGGGGCCTTCTGCGGGGGCTGCCATGCCGGAACCCTACTGGCCGGGGTGGGCGCCGGGTACGCGCGGCGGTTCAGAACAGGACGCTCATGAACGCCCCGACCTCGCGGAAGCCGACGCGGTGGTAGGCCTTGCGGGCGGGGGTGTTGTAGTCGTTCACGTACAGGCTGACGACGGGGGCGACGTCCGCCAGGGCGTAGCGCAGGACGGCGGCCATGCCCGTTTCGGAGAGGCCCTTGCCGCGGTGTTCGGGGGCGACCCAGACGCCCTGGATCTGGCATGCCTGGGGGGTGGCCGCGCCGATCTCCGCCTTGAAGACGACCTTGCCGTCGTCGATGCGGGCGAAGGAGCGGCCGGTGCTGACGAGTTCGGCGACGCGGGCCTGGTAGAGGAGGCCGCCGTCGCCGGCGAGCGGGGAGACGCCGACCTCTTCGGTGAACATCGCGACGCAGGCCGGCATCAGGACCTCCATCTCGTCCTTGCGGATGCGGCGGACGAGCGGATCGGGCGTGATGTCGGCGGGCAGGCTCTCGGTGACCATCAGGGGCTGGTTGCCCCGGACCTCGCGGGCGGGGCCCCAGCTGGGTTCCAGGAGCCGCCACAGCTGGGTGGTGGGTTCGGCGGGGCCGACGATGGAGGAGCACCGGCGGCCGGCCCTGCGGGCCCGCTCGGCGAAGGCGCGGACGGCTTCGGGTCCGGCGCAGATGGGGACGAGGTTGGCGCCGGAGTAGCACAGGGAGCGGAGCCTGCCGTCGGCGTACCAGCCCCACATCTCGCCGCCGAGGCGCCAGGGGTCGAGCCCCGCGACCTGCACGCGGGAGGTCACGAAGGCGTTGGCGACGGGCTCGCTCTCGAGGAGGGCGAGTGCGGCGCCGAGGTCGCTGGGTTCGAGGACCCGGGTGGTGGTGTGCGTCAACACGAGGGGGCCTCACCATACGGTCTGCTGATTTCCGCACTGTAACCGACAAACCCCTCGAACACCGCTCGGGTCCGGGAGACGGTCTCGGCGGACGCCGCCGCCCCGCCGGGCCGGGCCTGTCGTCACGTGCCGTCAGGCGGCGGTGTGACGAGAAGCCCGGTGGAGCCCGGCGGGGCGGCGGAGGTGCGGAAGGGCGCGGCTCGGGCGCCGATGGACGCCAGGGGTCCGGTAGGGCGCGGATGGACACCTGGGGTCCGGTAGGGCGCGGATGGGCGCCCGGGGTCCGGTCAGGCGCCGATGGACACCTGGGGTTCGCCGGACGTGATGCCGTCCTTCTCCATCTGCTCGGCGATCTTCAGTGCCTCTTCGATGAGGGTCTCGACGATCTTCGACTCGGGCACGGTCTTGATGACCTCGCCCTTCACGAAGATCTGGCCCTTGCCGTTGCCGGAGGCGACGCCGAGGTCTGCCTCGCGGGCTTCGCCGGGGCCGTTGACGACGCAGCCCATGACCGCGACGCGCAGCGGGACCTCCATGCCCTCCAGGCCGGCACTGACCTGGTCGGCGAGCTTGTAGACGTCGACCTGGGCGCGGCCGCAGGACGGGCAGGAGACGATCTCCAGGCGGCGCTGCTTGAGGTTCAGCGCCTCCAGGATCTGCAGGCCGACCTTGACCTCCTCGGCCGGCGGGGCCGAGAGGGAGACGCGGATGGTGTCGCCGATGCCCTCGGAGAGCAGGGCGCCGAACGCGACGGCGGACTTGATGGTGCCCTGGAAGGCCGGTCCGGCCTCGGTGACGCCGAGGTGGAGCGGGTAGTCGCTCTGGGCGGCGAGCTGGCGGTAGGCGTTGACCATGACGACCGGGTCGTTGTGCTTGACCGAGATCTTGATGTCGCCGAAGCCGTGCTCCTCGAAGAGGGACGCCTCCCACAGGGCGGACTCGACGAGGGCCTCGGGGGTGGCCTTGCCGTACTTCTTCAGGAGCCGCGCGTCCAGGGAGCCGGCGTTGACGCCGATCCGGATCGGGGTGCGGGTCTCGGAGGCCGCCTTGGCGATCTCCTTGACCTTGTCGTCGAACTGCTTGATGTTGCCCGGGTTGACCCGGACGGCCGCGCAGCCGGCGTCGATCGCGGCGAAGACGTACTTCGGCTGGAAGTGGATGTCGGCGATCACCGGGATCTGCGACTTCTTCGCGATGGTGGCGAGCGCGTCGGCGTCGTCCTGCGTGGGACAGGCGACGCGGACGATCTGGCAGCCGGACGCCGTCAGCTCGGCGATCTGCTGGAGCGTGGCACCGATGTCCGACGTACGGGTCGTCGTCATCGACTGCACGGAAACGGGTGCGTCGCCGCCGACCGCGACCGTGCCGACCTGGATCTGTCGGCTGACCCTGCGGTCGGCGAGCTTGGTCGGAACGGCCGGCATTCCGAGAGAAATCGCAGTCATGCGCTGTGCATCCCCAAGGTGTGGATCAAGGTCCCGAGATCGGCGGGCTCCAGGCTTCGAGGTTACGGCACCGGAGGCCGGAGGGACGCACCCGTGTCGACATGTCCACCCATCGGTGACCGGCCGGACACGACGTGTGTGCCCGGCCGGCACCGGTGGGACAGCGGGGGCCGAAGGGGTGCGTGGGACGGTCAGCTGATTTTCACCGGGTTCACGATGTCGGCCACCAGGACCAGCAGCGTGAAGCAGATGAAGAGTCCGGCGACCACATAGGCGACCGGCATCAGCCGGGCCACGTCGAACGGCCCGGGGTCGGGGCGCCGGAAGACCTTGGCCACATTGCGCCGCAGCGACTCCCACAGCGCGCCCGCGATGTGCCCGCCGTCCAGCGGGAGCAGCGGGAGCATGTTGAACAGGAAGAGCGAGAGGTTGAACCCGGCGAGCAGGAACAGCATCATCGCGACCTGGTTCTGCGCGGGGATGTCGAGGTTCATCACCTCGCCGCCGATCCGGGCCGCGCCGACCACGCCGACCGGCGAGTCGTCGGCCCGTTCGCCGTCGCTGAAGGCGGCGTCCCAGAGGGCGGGGATCTTGGAGGGCAGGGCGATGATGGAGTCGACGCCGTTCTCGATCATGTCGCCCATGCGGACGACGGAGTCGCCGAAGGAGAGCGGCACGATCTCGGTCCGGGCGGCGAAGCCGAGGTAGCCGGCCTTGACGAACTCGTCCGGGACGACCTCGCCGTCGCCGTCCTTCTTGGCGACGGCGTTCTCGCGCAGCACCGCGTTGAGCGTGACCTCCTCGCCACCGCGCTCGACGACGATGGTGGCGGGGCCGATGGTCTGGCGGATGCGGTCCGAGAGCGTCGCCCAGTCGTCGACCTTCGTACCGTCGAAGGCGACGATCCGGTCACCCTCCTGGAGCCCGGCGGCCTTGGCGGGCGAGACGGGGTCGCCGCTCCGGCAGGTGTCGCGCTTCTCGCTCTGCGCGATCACGCACTGCTGGACACCGCCGACCTCGGTGGTCTGGGTCTGGAAGCCGAAGGTCATCGCGACGCCCATGAAGATGGCGACCGCGAGGATCAGGTTCATGAAGGGACCGGCGAACATGACGATGACGCGCTTCCACGGCTTGCGCGTGTAGAAGAGGCGCTTCTCGTCGCCGGGCTGCAGCTCCTCGAAGGCGGCGGAGCGGGCGTCCTCGATCATGCCGCGCCACGGGGAGGTGGAGCGGGCTTCGAGACGGCCGTCGGGGCCCGGCGGGAACATCCCGATCATGCGGATGTAGCCGCCGGCCGGGATGGCCTTGATGCCGTACTCCGTGTCGCCCTTCTTCTTCGACCAGAGCGTCGGGCCGAAGCCGACCATGTACTGCGGGACCCGGATGCCGAACATCTTGGCCGTGGAGAGGTGGCCCAGCTCGTGCCAGGCGATGGAGAAGAGCAGGCCCACGACGAAGACGGCGATCCCCAGGACCGTCAGCAGGATCGAGGTCAGACTCATGCGTGCGCCTCCGCTGTCGCTTTCGCCGAGAGTTCCCGGGCCCGCGCGCGGGCCCACGTTTCCGCTTCGAGGACGTCCGCGACGCTGAGCGAGGTTCCCGGGGCGGGGGTGCCGTGTTCGGACACCACAGCCGTGACCGTATCCATGATTCCGTTGAAGGGCAGCTGTCCGGCCAGGAACGCGTCGACGCATTCCTCGTTGGCCGCGTTGAAGACGGCGGGTGCGGTGCCGCCGAGCCCGCCGACGTGCCGGGCGAGACCGACGGACGGGAAGGCGTCGGTGTCCAGGGGGAAGAACTCCCAGGTGGAGGCCTTCGACCAGTCGAAGGCGGGGGCCGCGTCCGGGACCCGCTCGGGCCAGCCGAGGCCGATGGCGATGGGGCCGCGCATGTCCGGCGGGGTGGCCTGGGCGAGCGTGGAGCCGTCGCTGAATTCCACCATCGAGTGGACGTAGGACTGCGGGTGGACGACCACCTCGATCCGGTCGAACGGGATGTCGTAGAGGAGATGTGCCTCGATGACCTCCAGGCCCTTGTTGACCAGGGTCGCGGAGTTGATCGTGATGACCGGTCCCATGGCCCAGGTCGGGTGGGCGAGTGCCTGCTCGCGGGTGACGTCGGCCAGCTCCTCGCGCGTACGGCCCCGGAAGGGTCCGCCGGATGCGGTGACGACGAGCTTGCGGACGTCGGCGCGGGTGCCCGCGGCCAGCGCCTGGAAGAGCGCGGCGTGCTCGGAGTCGACCGGGATGATCTGGCCGGGGGCGGCGAGCGCCTTCACCAGCGGGCCGCCGACGATCAGCGACTCCTTGTTGGCGAGGGCGAGCGTGCGGCCCGCCTGCAGCGCGGCGAGGGTCGGGGCGAGCCCGATGGAGCCGGTGATGCCGTTGAGCACGGTGTGGCAGGCGCTCGCGGCGAGGGTGGCGGCCGCGTCGGGTCCGGCGAGGATCTCGGGGAGCGGCTCCCCGGCCCCGTACTGGTCCCGCAGCGCCTCGCGCAGGGCGGGGACCGCGTCCTCGGCGGCGACCGCGACCGTGTTCACGCGCAGTCGGCGGGCCTGCTCGGCCAGCAGGGCGACCCGGCCGCCGGCGGCCGAGAGCGCCGTGACCCGGAAGCGGTCGGGGTTGCGCAGGACCAGGTCGATGGCCTGGGTGCCGATGGACCCGGTGGAGCCGAGGATCACGAGATCCCGGCGGCCGTCCGCGGCGTCGAAGAGGAGATGCGGATCGGCGAGGGGGGCGGGGCTGTCGCTCATGCCCCCATTGTTGCCGCTCCGGCTGTGCGCGGGGACAGCGCGTCCCGTGTGAGCCGGGCCCGCGACCCCGTTCAGCGCCCTTCGGGGCCGTGCGCGAAGTCCGTGGGGCCCCTCGTGGAGGCGCGGGGAGCCGTGCGTACGCGGCCGGGGCCTTCGCAGGTGGGGCCCGGTGTGTGCAGTTCGGCGGCCACGGGGGCATTTCGACGCGGCGGATGCCGTGGGTGGCCTCCCGGCCGGCTTCGGCGCGCCGCGGCGGACCCCGATGACGGAGCACGGGCCGCACCGGAGCGCGACGGTGGCGGAGACGGTGGCCTCCCGGCCGGCTTCGGCGCGCCGCGGTGGGCCCGGACGACGGAGCACGGGCCGCACCGGAGCGCGTCGGCGCCGAGGACAGTGGCCCCGCCCGCCGGTGAGGGCGGCGGCGAATCGGGAGGGGCCCGAGCGGGGTGCGCCGGTGGATGGACGCGGGCCGTCGCACCCGGCGCACCCCGTACGGCGGTCGCTAGCGCAGCGGCCGGTGCTGGTTCTCCCGGACGGAGGGGCCCGGGGCGGCGTCCGCGATCCAGGGGCCTTCGCCGCTCGGGTCGATGACGCCCTC is a genomic window of Streptomyces sp. YPW6 containing:
- a CDS encoding GNAT family N-acetyltransferase, whose product is MAAPAEGPPAPDTEIGPVDLAARVDEALNVQAAAFGLSQDEIDVRRHIVLRHLEHPRARALGATTPDGRLVGFVYGLPNDRTQWWSTVVEPCLRANGTDGWLDDSFVITELHVHPDHQQRGIGRTLITTITDAVDHPRSILSAIDRDSPARALYRSLGYRDLARQVVFPSAPLPYAVMGAPLPLLRPGRMDFRPPAPPG
- the ispG gene encoding flavodoxin-dependent (E)-4-hydroxy-3-methylbut-2-enyl-diphosphate synthase, whose translation is MTAISLGMPAVPTKLADRRVSRQIQVGTVAVGGDAPVSVQSMTTTRTSDIGATLQQIAELTASGCQIVRVACPTQDDADALATIAKKSQIPVIADIHFQPKYVFAAIDAGCAAVRVNPGNIKQFDDKVKEIAKAASETRTPIRIGVNAGSLDARLLKKYGKATPEALVESALWEASLFEEHGFGDIKISVKHNDPVVMVNAYRQLAAQSDYPLHLGVTEAGPAFQGTIKSAVAFGALLSEGIGDTIRVSLSAPPAEEVKVGLQILEALNLKQRRLEIVSCPSCGRAQVDVYKLADQVSAGLEGMEVPLRVAVMGCVVNGPGEAREADLGVASGNGKGQIFVKGEVIKTVPESKIVETLIEEALKIAEQMEKDGITSGEPQVSIGA
- a CDS encoding GNAT family N-acetyltransferase: MLTHTTTRVLEPSDLGAALALLESEPVANAFVTSRVQVAGLDPWRLGGEMWGWYADGRLRSLCYSGANLVPICAGPEAVRAFAERARRAGRRCSSIVGPAEPTTQLWRLLEPSWGPAREVRGNQPLMVTESLPADITPDPLVRRIRKDEMEVLMPACVAMFTEEVGVSPLAGDGGLLYQARVAELVSTGRSFARIDDGKVVFKAEIGAATPQACQIQGVWVAPEHRGKGLSETGMAAVLRYALADVAPVVSLYVNDYNTPARKAYHRVGFREVGAFMSVLF
- a CDS encoding RIP metalloprotease — encoded protein: MSLTSILLTVLGIAVFVVGLLFSIAWHELGHLSTAKMFGIRVPQYMVGFGPTLWSKKKGDTEYGIKAIPAGGYIRMIGMFPPGPDGRLEARSTSPWRGMIEDARSAAFEELQPGDEKRLFYTRKPWKRVIVMFAGPFMNLILAVAIFMGVAMTFGFQTQTTEVGGVQQCVIAQSEKRDTCRSGDPVSPAKAAGLQEGDRIVAFDGTKVDDWATLSDRIRQTIGPATIVVERGGEEVTLNAVLRENAVAKKDGDGEVVPDEFVKAGYLGFAARTEIVPLSFGDSVVRMGDMIENGVDSIIALPSKIPALWDAAFSDGERADDSPVGVVGAARIGGEVMNLDIPAQNQVAMMLFLLAGFNLSLFLFNMLPLLPLDGGHIAGALWESLRRNVAKVFRRPDPGPFDVARLMPVAYVVAGLFICFTLLVLVADIVNPVKIS
- the dxr gene encoding 1-deoxy-D-xylulose-5-phosphate reductoisomerase, whose amino-acid sequence is MSDSPAPLADPHLLFDAADGRRDLVILGSTGSIGTQAIDLVLRNPDRFRVTALSAAGGRVALLAEQARRLRVNTVAVAAEDAVPALREALRDQYGAGEPLPEILAGPDAAATLAASACHTVLNGITGSIGLAPTLAALQAGRTLALANKESLIVGGPLVKALAAPGQIIPVDSEHAALFQALAAGTRADVRKLVVTASGGPFRGRTREELADVTREQALAHPTWAMGPVITINSATLVNKGLEVIEAHLLYDIPFDRIEVVVHPQSYVHSMVEFSDGSTLAQATPPDMRGPIAIGLGWPERVPDAAPAFDWSKASTWEFFPLDTDAFPSVGLARHVGGLGGTAPAVFNAANEECVDAFLAGQLPFNGIMDTVTAVVSEHGTPAPGTSLSVADVLEAETWARARARELSAKATAEAHA